In one Colletotrichum destructivum chromosome 2, complete sequence genomic region, the following are encoded:
- a CDS encoding Putative prefoldin alpha, which translates to MAAQGSESINLETLDAQQLSQVKKQLEEELEHLTNSFAQLHSAQAKFKECLRCVKARPGSKEGEKSVLVPLTNSLYVRGELSDPKHVIVDVGTGFYVEKDTESAERFYEAKVQQLLNNIQDLEVIVQRKTSNVRSVEDVLRQKVMQSQAV; encoded by the exons ATGGCCGCCCAGGGTTCCGAGAGCA TCAACCTTGAGACTCTTGATGCTCAGCAGCTCAGTCAGGTGAAAAAGCAGTTGGAGGAGGAACTGGAGCACTTGACAAACTCCTTCGCCCAGTTGCACAGCGCCCAGGCCAAGTTCAAGGAATGCCTTCGCTGCGTCAAGGCACGCCCTGGATCGAAAGAAG GGGAAAAGTCTGTGCTAGTTCCATTAACCAATTCTCTCTACGTGCGTGGGGAACTATCAGACCCTAAAcatgtcatcgtcgacgtcgggACTGGTTTCTATGTTGAAAAG GACACCGAGTCAGCTGAGCGCTTCTACGAAGCGAAGGTACAGCAGCTTCTCAACAACATCCAGGACCTTGAGGTCATTGTGCAGCGAAAGACATCGAACGTACGCAGCGTTGAGGATG TATTAAGGCAAAAGGTTATGCAAAGTCAGGCAGTGTAA